Below is a window of Chanodichthys erythropterus isolate Z2021 chromosome 19, ASM2448905v1, whole genome shotgun sequence DNA.
ttgatatcattaattactttgttACTAGTGCAAAAtctattcttgatatcaacaattgaattgctactagtaacaatgttcatttttgatatcaataatttgattgtcactagtgacaatgttagtttctgatatcatgaatgtgattgttactagtaagaaagccattttacatatctgaaattatgttgatatcagaaatacattttcagatatcaaaaatgaacatttttactagtagcaattcaattgttgatatcaagaactgacatttcaactagtgacaattgagttcttgatatcaacaatttgcattttactagtagcaatgtaattattgatatcaaaaattactatttttactagtaagaactgCATTTCTGATATgagaaattggaatttcaactagtaagaactcaatttttgatatcaacaattgaatttgaatggcagcctatggtgacatttcactagtgaaaatacaattacagatatcaagaattcttacaccactatgtccaacttcgttcagcttccggctagtgaggtctgatcgcgctctgacaacggaagtgatgtctcgcgctcattgaagtatatgggcgagacatcacttccgtcattagaacgcgttttttgacctcactaacaggaagctgaacgaagctggacatagtggtgtattagaggtaaaaattatataaataatgttcggtttctcgcacaaaccgatcgtttcgtgtcttaagacattaatgtgttgtcacgagccgcagggtttaattttgatttgtctaagcaagttttatttactgttatagttgaagttcccaatcactgctattatttgactgacagacggcagcggttgcagttaaaaatcatcatttgtgttcgactgaagaaaaaaagtcacctacatcttggatgcactgggggtaagcagataaacatcaaattttcattttggggtgaactatccctttaagggaaaGACTTTGAATCGAAACAGACAGATATGATGAGATGGGCTTTTGGAAGTAAAAGTGAAGGGCTCCGTCAACTTACCTTGAATATAGATTACCATTATCAAAACCTAATTATACCTTTAAGCTCTGCTGCCAACTGCCTCTGCAAAGCTGTGCAGAGAACAAAAAGACCCAACATCAACTCACAATGAAGCCTTACTTCAGCATAACTTGACACGCTAATGGCTCTAAGGCTgaataaaaacaacccaagcctATATGAGCCTTTCACCTTCACTGAAGGGCGGTCAGACAGAGACAGGAAagttttgtaaaaataattgagaaaaaaaatgggTAAAGTCGCCTGTGTTATAAACTATAAACGCCACCATGGCCTCCTGACAGACCCCCAGTCATCAGAGGTAAGCTGGCGGCCATGTTGTAAATCACATAATGAAGTCCCTCCCTGCATATTTTCACCATCTTTACTGTTTAATCCTGATCTCAGAGCAGTatgataaaagacaaaacacTCCATCCTCCAGCCATAGAGTTTAACCTGCCCTGCAACAATGAAACTACACCTACAAAGAACCTCTCGTTCTTCACGTCTATCTATTTCTCCCTTTCTCGGTCCCCAGCGTGTTTTTGTCATTCGAAGTCTCCTTGCAGGCATTTATCTCCGGGTCACGTAGAATGAGACCAACCCTGGACTCAGGCCAAGCACAGAGCGCAGAGGGGTGAGAGAAACGTCCGGGGTCATGACTGCGTAAGTATTTGATCATCATGAgattatttgtcttttttcatTGGTGTATGTGATAGAAATGTTGCTGCGAAATGATTGGGGTTGCATACAAAGATCATATGGGTGTAACTTGTTCTGACAGAATAGAGTCTCTGTCAGTATGTCAGTAAATGCTGCCCCCATGAGGAAGATTATATTAATGTCTCATGCTTTTCTCATAATGTCAAGGCGTTTAAAGGTGCTCTGCTTTAAAATGAGATGAATCCCCTCGTGGGGACGAACATCTTGAGATCACATGACGAGTCTGAAATCAGGGTATTTTAAAGAACAAAACGTTACTCAAAAGCAAGTTTTCTCTTTGAGAGATCAGCTGTTCTCAAATTAAGCCTGTTGCATCTGCAACTGTGAATATAgttttatattcatatataacaTCACATTGGAATTTATAAGAATATTGGATATTGGGAGACTGGGGCTAGTTGTCTCATACTACAGTAAAATgtatatacagttgcaagaaaaagtatgaaccacttgcagaatctgtgaaaatgtgcaaaatattaacaaaataagagagatcatacaaaatgcatgttatttagtatattttatttagtactgtcctgagtaagatattttacataaaagatgtttacacataatccataaaacaaaaaaatagctgaatttattcaaatgatccagttcaaaagtttgtgaacccttgattctcaatactgtgtgtggttacctagATGATCTACGACCATTTTTTGTTGTGTGATGggtgttcatgagtctcttgtttgtcctgagcagttaaactgagctctgttcttcagaaaaaatctccaggtcccaaaaattcttcaaaaacttctaactaacccactgatgtcacatggactactttgatgatgtttttattacctttctggacatggacagtataccgtacatacattttcaatggagggacagaaagctcttggactaaatctaaaatatcttaaactgtgttctgaagatgaacggtcttacgggtttggaatgacaagagggggagtcattaatgacataattttcatttttgggtgaactaaccctttaactgttcAGAACAAACCaaagactcatgaacaaccatcaaaaaaaaacaaaaaacaaaaaaagtcatggatcatcaggtaaccacacacagtattaagaatcaatggttcataTACTTATGAATGgcgttattttaataaattcagcttttttttttgtcttgtggattatatgtaaacatcttttatgtaaaatatcttactcaggacagtactaaataaaaaataacatgcattttgtattatctcccttattttgttaaaattattaacattttcacagattctgcaagtggttcacatactttttttttgcaactgtacaaaaattaaaattctgttatcatttacttaccctcaagtagttccaaacctgtatgaatttctttgttctgctggaCAGTggacacaaagaaagatatttgtaagaatgtcagtaaccaaacagatctcaccccccattGGCTACCATAGTATTtctttttcctactatggtagtaaattgggggcgagatctgtttggttactgacactCTTTGTGTCCACTGTcgagcagaacaaagaaattcatacaggtttggaactacttgagggtgagtaaatgatgacagaattgtcatttttgggtgaactatccctttaagacataatcCTACAACTTACCTGGGACAGCTAGCCTGACTCCCCTACTTATGAAGTCCAGGTCAAATATTTTAGAGCaaatattttagaatattttaggTATAACAAGAAAGATGTGTATGTTAATGATAACCATTGGTTTACAGTGATGTCTGAATTGAAATGAACGCTTTGTGTCAGTAGCTATAATTATAAACTGATTGACATAAGTGCACTCTAAACAATTTggataaataattaattaatcattaaattTTGCTAAATGGATGGGTGGATTATAGTCTTTTATGTGCATAAAAGGAATACTCCCTGTCTGAAAAGTTACAAGTAGATGTACACACAATTTACACTCACTCACACGGATCAATGCATCATTCAAACAGACAGAGATCATGATCCCATTTTGTTGAATGTGTGGGCTGTCTTCAGCCATCAGACGTCTCTCAGACACATTACTGATGATGAGGCTGTGGAGGGCTAAAGACACAAAGTGCAATCAATGTGAGTGCTCTGCCTTATTAACTGTCAGAGTGAGTTATTTTTTTGAACATGAGCATGAGAAAGAGAGTAAGAAACACTCAGGAAATTTGTCTTACAACAATAGTTTGCCCAAAATTATAGGcctaattctgtcattatttaggCTAGCTACTCACTTTCTTTCTTGTTCCTAGTCCATATGCAGTTTTTTCCCCTCATGGAATATAAATGTAGACACTTTAAAGAATTGCAGTTTAAAGTTTTTGCAGTTCATGAAGCATGTCAAGATCCAAAAAGGAACCCAAAACCCATAATGTTCATAAAATCTATTGTATAGTTTCATAAGGTTCAGAATATTGTCGCTTAGGCCTGGTCCACACATAGGCCTTTTTATAAACTGAGTTTTTCCTccttagttttaaaaaaaaatcgtgtccacatgaaaatgcaaaaacacgCTATGAAGTGCTGTCAAGAGCATGCCAAACCAACAGGTTGCtatatagagtacctcagagatgatgtatttttgtatgcaaaacccggaagcgagttagcattttaggacttccggttccatcgccttaaagggatagttcacccaaaaatgaaaatgtgatgttaatctgcttacccccagcgcatccaagatgtaggtgactttgtttcttcagtagaacacaaatgattatttttaactccaaccgttgctgtctgtcagtcaaataataggtataatagaaataatatgtcattttttacctctaaaacaccactatgtccaactgcgttcagcattcgcttagtgaggtctgatcgcgctctgacagcagcagtgatgtctcgcactcattgaagtctATGCGCGAGACAttactgccgttgtcagagcgcgatcaaacctcactaagcgagtgctgaacgcagctggacatagtggtgttttagaggtaaaaaatgacataaatactgtttggtttctcgcacaaaccgatcgattcatgtcttaggacatcagtgtgccgtcacgagccgcagggtttaatttggatttgtctgtgcacgttttttcgactcttattgttcaagttcccattcactcgcattatttgacttacagacggcagcggttggagttaaaaatcatcatttgtgttctactgaagaaacaaagtcacctacatcttggatgcgctgggggtaagcagataaacatcacattttcatttttgggtgaactgtccctttaaagtctatgggtttttttaatgggtttttgctaaatcacctgaaataaggtctgtggttaacgaagcctctaaatattttcacattttgatctatgacataaaacactccagttataacccgcctgtgattttttaaaacctttattttgtcttaacaagttgctaaaagggaatacttcctttggcggggactttagacgtcatcatgacaaacaggacatttggacatgCAATGCCCATAAAAAAGTGGATAAGCAATTCTCataaaaaagtggataagtattcatacacagcgcagatcataatcagcgagcatgtttttaaataaagtttgaggaagcttgttGGTGGTGACTTTGATCCGCGACcgtggtgtgctgtagtccatttatagcctactgttagctttttatatcggacgactttatttaggcttcaaaatgtataaatgttgtgttaattatcttgatagacagaACATGTAAgagtcataaccctttgttaaacacagagcttatttttccAATAGTTTATGGGAAAAAAGTGTATGGGAagaatgcataggctttcgatcgaggaacccgtgcgccgctaacttccgggttggcctacaaaaacgtcATCTCTGAGGTTAACTGTAAAGCCATGTTGGCCAATCAGATGCCTGGAAAAAAGGTTATTGCCGGTTCTGGTTCCGACGTCACAAGCCAAAATCTCCGGTTTCACCGTccacacacaaaacataaaagacACTCAtttgttgccacctactggcatagTATGTAATATGAAGAAACGGTCATTGAACGAATCTTTTTGTTAAACTGATACGAAAACCTAGTAACTGGGATGAATCAAAATCCTCACCATAATGGTCAAACTTGTCTAACAGTTTAacaaaaaatgtctttataatgacagaattttcatttttaggggTAAACTCTTTTTTGAAAGcagatgataaaaaaaaaaaaaacatgtagagAAGTTGAAGGAGTTGAAGTGGGTGAACATGGGCAGTGTAatgagtgtgagagagtgtaTGATAGTGTGTAGGAGGAGctcaactttgcctcaagatgCTGGCAAAAGATGGATCGAGAGATGAGGCAATTTTCCAGCTGAGAGGAACAGAGAAAGGAGGTAAAATCCCCTGCGAGAGAACAGAAAATCCATCACAACATAGTGAAGCAGGTTTTGTAGTGTTTGTAGAGACTTAATTCAGTCTGAGAAACAAACCAAACTTTGAGAACTGCGTCATCACCTTGACAATAATAGAATATTGAAAACCTCTGCAATACATTAAAGCAAACCAACAGATGGCAGTGTTTCAGACTTAACTTGATAGTTTAGGTTTAATGGTGTGTTTACGCTGGTTGGCCTAGTTCTGTCACTGACCCCTACTGTTCAAGCCTGAGAAAGAGGATTTAAACACAGGTCAATGCACAAATCCTTTGAGTTTGTGTGAGATTTCTTGGCCACTAGGGTGGTCATTAAATGAAATTGCATAaataaatggtaacactttagtttagggtccaattctcactgtttgcttattatcatgcatattactaggatattggctgtttattattacttaaaagcacatattaatgtgcATATTCTACATCCTTCAATCCTACCCAACACCTAAACTTAACAAGTACACTACTAACTATTAGGTAATTAAGAGTTTGAGGAAAAATTAGTTATAGTTAGTTAACAGTGAGAACTGGACACTAATTTATAATGTGacaaaatagataaataaatgacGCCAAATGAGTCATTATTGTGTtgtagataaataaatacaagttTTATGTTTTGGCCCTTTTTAAGGTTTAAGACGGGATaggagaaaatattttaatattcaaaaaattacatacttcacctttaagaaTCATCTCTGATTAAATGAGTCAAAACACCAGTTGAAATTTCTATTGATCTGATAAAGGAACATAATTATACAAATTAACAAATGATCATTAACATATTATTTGCTCTACAATATCAactaagcaaaaaaaaaaacacacacacacacagctatgTTTTCCCCTCTTGTGTCTGCACACTGTATTGTGCATTTGTCTCTATGTTCCACTGTATTTGTTGACTGTATataatgatattaaaaataataataaatcccTGATCTTGCTGTGTTGAGCAGAATCCAAATGAACAAATTTGAAGTTAGATTCAATTCTCAACAAACTTTCAAAATAGTGCTCTTCCTCACCTGAAATTTGTCACATGATGTTGTCATGTGACCCCAGTTTGACATGTCCTTATTACACCTATAAGATCACTTTCTCTTAATATAAAGCTAATCTGGGATCAGCACTTGCATGATTTCCCACCACTCCCAAATATCCCATGAGGGAAAATAAAGGGGAAAGAGAAGTGCACCGCTTGTTTTGACACATTCTGTACCTGCTCAAGGACATTCTGTATCCTACAATGCTTGATACTCTTCATCGGATATGCAGCAGGAGTCCAGGTCACCAGCCAAGAAGTTAAGCTGAGCACACTCAAAAGCAGCTTACTGCCTTTATCAGATCATCTGTGTTTATGTGCTTGTCGGCAAACCAAAATACCCAAAGAAAGTCACTTCCCTTTATGTCCTTATCATTTTTCATAGTATTCCAGGATAATATGCTGCTTCTTTCCTAAAAGCATAACAGAACTGTTAGTGTTGTTAACATCAATTTTCAAGTTAACCTAGCTTTTATGTGGCTTATCTATGTTTCCATATCATGTTATTGAGCACTGTGAGGTACTTAAATGTACATCACTTTTTAAATACAGATCATACAGTGAAACTCACCAGACATGCTATTCAGATTCACTACCATGTGCCATGTACGACAATGTGACACCGTGTGAACGCAATAATCACATAATTCTCTGCTGATCTTATTGGATGAGGCCAACCTCCCGCAGAGCTCCCAGAATGCCCTGCTCTTTGATCTCAACAAATGACTGGACAACAGAAACCTGCATGTTTTTACAATTAAACaagttttattcacaataataaTCACTACGCACCAAACACTGTCCTAGAGTAAAGTCAGCTTTTCTTACAAgtaattaaattgtatttttacaaaaggaaaaatatattttgtaataattCTACACTATTTACATAGACACAtaatttgaattaaaataaaataattacaaaaaattaCAGGTTTGAGCATAGAGATTCAGTCTCTGGCCTGGGACGTTTCGTGGAGTAATTGTGCAGATGTAAAAGCACAGGAGCTCCCAGCAGTGGGAATGCAGAAGTCACAGGTCAGGGTTTAGCTGCCAGTCTTAAGCTGTCTCCTTAACTCCAGGGGCTTCCTCAAGCGTCCCCTCACCCTGTACCTGGTTATCCCTCTGTACCACAACACACATTGGGGCCTCAAATGTTATTAGTCTCCTAAACCTGCGAAATCAGCCTCTCCTTTCAGTGCTGATGAAATCGTGTGAGTTATCTGATGCACAAAGCAGAGGCATAGAATACTCTTCATCAGGCAGgtcacaaaaatatattttatacccCTTTCCCAAATTACAACCCtggtacttttttatttttataaagcattactttaaaataaaacaaatataaacaacTAACTTCTTGTTTCTCCATCCATTAGTCAAGTATGTACATTCTCACCTGTACACATTTCATACCTAAGTCCACAAGGGTGAAAAGACACCTGTCTATCTTCTCATAGAATAGAAAgtgtttttgttgcatttgccATACCTGTCCCATGACAAATTGTGTTGTTTATTCCTAATAAATAAAAGTACTGACTGTACTGAGGCTAGTTTCCATATTTTTACCTTTCACACTATGCCAAATCTCTGACTAGCCATTCTTAGGTTGAATATCAActcaaatatgaaataaataaaacataatatgactataaaaatgtttagtttttgTGTAGCAAAGTACAAAGGAGAAAAGCGAAGCTGGTAAAATTCAAATTTGATAGATTTTATTATATTCAAAGCCCCTCTTTTTAAGCCAATCATATGTGAggtttttttttggtaatttcaCCATAATATGGGTTTCTAATATACCAAATTATTTAAAGGAATAAAACTGACTGACAAaggtttgtatttatatattttcatcaCCAGTTCTTCATTAATTGGCTTTGTCTACACTTTGTGTAGTGTGGGTGCTATAGTTACAGTTTTAGGCTGTGTCCCACAGCTCTCTACCTCAGGTAGGTGTGGCCAAAGTTTGGTGGGCGGGGTTCGCTCAGCTATCAGTGGCAGCAGCCTCTTCATTTGCCCCCTCGTCCACTTGATTGCCTTTGCCCATGGCCTTCATCTTAGCCATGATATCAGTGAAGGTCTCTTTGACAGTTTTCTCCAGGATCCAGCCCTCGCTCTCACTCTCGGGGTCTTCTGGGTTGACCAGCGTGGACAGAGAGGTGTTTATGTACTGAAGTCCAATCATTACTGCAGACTAAAGCAAAGCATGAAAGATACGAGTTAGATAGCGGCACAGAGAGATATGCTTATTCACATTAAACATATGTCAGAGCTACTATcacacatagatagatagatagatagatagatagatagatagatagatagatagatagatagatagatagatagatagatagatagatagatagatagatagatagatagatagatagatagatagatagatagatagatagatagacttttttttgattttatcattccatttgttttgttgttttacttttatatataatattacagtaacactttacaataaggtctcattagttaacatgaactatgatgatcaatacttctacagcatgtATTAATCTTAGTTCATCTTGATGTCAatatgtatttgttaacattagttaatgcactgtgaacatgaactaatgttaacaaaaatgaataaaaatgtgtatacaaatgttttgctcatattacttaatgttagttaataccagaactaatgttaacaaatgagacctcagtgtaaagtgttaccaatatttcTATTAATCTCAGTTCCTTTGATTCTCATTCTGTAATTCTGAACAGCAATAAAATCATTTTCTTATAtgtattattaatgtttatgaCAGTAATAAAACAATGATGTTCAAAACAATGTATGTTCTTACATTGTTATAATGTTCttacaaatgtgtataatgacatgggtattacagcATGAACATGGTTCCTGAGGACTCTTCataaaccaaatggcttaaaaaaacatactaaatgtttttttttttgaaattcaaaaaatgcagacagttttctgtgatgggtaggggtagtgtaggggatagaatatacagttcgtacagtataaaaaccattatgtctatggagagtccccgtaAACAACATATATAAGTGTGTGTGCGTACATAAAATCAATGAATGGAATGTTCTACATCTTTAATTGGTGATTTGAAATCACCTTTTCCAAGAAAGCAAGATTTAGCTCCATCCCCCAGATTAGAACATTTGATCCCTGTGAATCTTCAGTGTCATCACACCATCTCAAACTCCTAATCTCCACCAACCCCTAGTTCAAGGTCTTGTTGTTCCTACAGACTGTTGTAAGCCTGGCAGATTTTGTTTAAATCAATGTTTTTAGATTATTTCTGAAATGTTCTATTACttctaatttttatatatataaatatatatatatatataaatatatatatatatatatatatatatatatatatatatatatatatatataatattaagtcaaataaagtattattaatattatttacacaatCTTTTTAGTTAGATCAGGTAAAAACAGCTCCTTAAGGGAAAGGCTGAGGATGCCTGAgtcatgtattttattttatttatcccaGCAGGTCAATTAATATTTCAGTACTACTACAAGGTAGTCAGAAGATTTATCCCATTTAATAATACTCAGGTCAGTTAGATGTTTTCCCTGATCGTGCCATGAGATGATTGATTGAGTCGGGAATGAGGCTCCTGTCAGTGAACATGCTATGACGTATTACACAGATTAGCCATTACTCCTCTTAACTATCCATCACTTTTGCACCTTTGGGAATTGTCTCATAAAAATGACATGGTCCTAAAAAATCTGTAGCCAAAACAATTTGTAGTTAACAATGACCTTATTAGGGGGCGGACAACAAAAACACCTTGTATTGGTTGTTTACAAGATTAAGTATCTTTACTGGACAAAACGTTCCTTAAGTACTGATCAAAGATCAGTTTGACCTTTACAGCACAATCCATTAAGATAAGAGGTACGTAATGTAAGTGATTAAGGTCTGATCCTGGATCAGCACATCAAGATATTCCAAAGCTAAACTCTTACTTGCAAGAGGGTGACCATAAACACAAGTATCCCAATAGTGTTCATCATTCCACCATAGTAGGCTATAAGAGCGTCTCGGCAGCCACGCTTCCAGATGTTTAGCTCTTCGGTGTAGTGGTCGTAGCTGTAGTGAGCCGAGTTGTTGGTTATTTGCTGTTGGATGCAGGGCCGTGGCGAGCTAGGGTTGCAACAGCTGAAGGGAACGCCATCCATTAGGTATTTTCCATCCACATTGCTGCTGATTCGGCTAAagacacaaaaaaaagttttgcaaaTGCACTTCAGTTAATCATTTTGGTATGATTTATATTAGATTTCAGAATGCATAGTAGTAATCTTAAAATTGGCAAAATCAGTATACCACTGTGAAACTTTCACTTGTCTTCATTTACAATTTCAACACAAAATTCGTTACATGTTCGTGTCTTAGTCAGAATGTCTtgctgaaattatttttttctatgatTGAAAACTGTGAATGCTTACAAAAATAAGCAACGtccaaaaaattataaatcaTAACTTCATTATTATtgctaatatatttaaatgaattcatttataatgtatataaatcatttaaatcaCTTTGGAAAACTTTTGATTGACTTTATAGGTTAGATGTTAAACACCAAAAACCTCTGAGATGAAAATATTAAACCCTCTGATATTAAGACTATTAATTTCAATGTCTATTCCAAGCCAATCTACCAGGAATTGAACTGATTGAAAGGGACAGTAAGCTCTGAGGGCAAGAAAATGTGATCCAAGAAGATTAGTGACTAAATCTAAACTGGTTAACATACCTGATACCACTTACACTGCAAATTGACCCCTGCAAATCATGCAGTACCTAGCCTCACTTTAAACTTGCTAAATTATTCCATAAACGGCGTAAAATCACTGCTTTCGGTCAAATGAAATTTCTCTGCTTGTTATCTAAACATCTAAACTACATCTGAACAAAATGGATTAAAAAGAACTAAAAGGAAAGAATGTTCACATTTAACTATTAAACTGCAAAGAGACACTCACTCTTTGACTTCCTTGGCGCTGAAGTCCAGGTAACGGTTGCTCACCCACTGGATCTCGAACCAATCTTTGTAGTTGTTGTTGCCACAGCAACGGAACTCCATCTGCATGAGATCCAGAGTTCTCTTCATGTAGCAGCGACCAGGTGTATCAGTGTCCTTGTAAAACTTCATTCCATTTTTCAGGCCCTCAGCAAGCGTATACTCTAGAGGAATGCGCATGGCAAAACACAGAGCCGCCGTGACGATGAGGAGGAAGTTGAAGAACAAACAACAAATGAGAAAGGGCTTCAAAATGGACTTCCATTTTGCAAACTTGGTGGAGTCGAGCGAGTCATAGCAGATTTTGCCTCCAAAGGCATTGAGACAACATGCTAAAAGACCCACACCAATTAGAATGTTGGGTACAAAATGACTCTCATTGTTGTCCATAAGTTCACTTCTCTTGCGAAGTTCGATTTTAAAGAAAAGGCCCATGCTGAAGACCAGAACACCGGCCATAACAGAAAACCAGTACATGAGCCATAGCATCTGGGCCAGCTTTACCCGCTTCTTAAGGTCAAACTTTACCTTCATGAGAGCCATGTTGAAAAACTAGTTAAAGtccagagaaagaaagaaaaaacagtcTTTTAGCTGTGCAGTGTAGCTTAGAGAAGCTGAACGttggaagtacgttcaaggcgcAACGTGTAATCCATTCCAGTACAGCGAGAACTTGATGGCTATTTTCATGATGATCTTCGCACCCATAATAGAAAAAATCCAACTCAGGTTCTTTTAAAGGTAAACGCCAGTGTAATACATTATCTTTACAATcttaaaaatggattttcatcTACGATACTTAAAAACAACAGTGTGCCCAGGTACTGACACAAATAGTGGTGTCCCTCTATCTGCAAAGGGAGGACAAAAGCCAAGGATCCAAATGATTAAACACAAAGTTACCGTACGTCATCCTAAACCCAGCTAATCGCCCTCATCCCATTTACAGAAATCCCTGGCCAGCAGATGAACCTATCTATAAGCTGCTGCCGTGGCCTTTGATTGGCTTGATTGGTCACATGGTATGACTGGCATAACTAAAGAGACACCAAAAACCATGAAGGCAAAGACTTAAGACCACTACACTTCCACTTCAGGTCTTTGAGTTCATGA
It encodes the following:
- the prph2a gene encoding peripherin-2a → MKQSRTECCGAERGHWRDCATHASRAAGLLLCHSRWRRFRFSSHEYEFFNMALMKVKFDLKKRVKLAQMLWLMYWFSVMAGVLVFSMGLFFKIELRKRSELMDNNESHFVPNILIGVGLLACCLNAFGGKICYDSLDSTKFAKWKSILKPFLICCLFFNFLLIVTAALCFAMRIPLEYTLAEGLKNGMKFYKDTDTPGRCYMKRTLDLMQMEFRCCGNNNYKDWFEIQWVSNRYLDFSAKEVKDRISSNVDGKYLMDGVPFSCCNPSSPRPCIQQQITNNSAHYSYDHYTEELNIWKRGCRDALIAYYGGMMNTIGILVFMVTLLQSAVMIGLQYINTSLSTLVNPEDPESESEGWILEKTVKETFTDIMAKMKAMGKGNQVDEGANEEAAATDS